The DNA sequence CTGGCTGAGGATCGCGTAATAGCGCTCGGGCACGGCTTCTCCGACCGTGGCGAGAATCACGATCCGGCTGCCCGCGCCGGGATCCGGCCGCTGATCATTGTTCAGCGCCTCGAAGGAGATTACCGGTACCGCGGCGTGATGCCACTGGATGCGCCCGAGCAGCCAGTCCGGCGCACCGGCAGGCGGGTGCAGATCGCGACGCTTGATGATTTCGGCCACGACCACGCTCGGCACGATCAGCAGGCGGTCGCTCACCGGCAGCAGCAGCGCACTGAGATCGACCGCCGACAATCCATTGCTCATGTGGATCTGCCGAGAATCGTGGTGATGTGCTCCATCAGCACACTCTCCTGGTAGGGTTTGCCGAGATACAGGTCCGCGCCCAGCGCCAGCGCCCGCTCACGGTGCTTTTCCCCGGTACGCGAAGTGATCATGATGATCGGCAGGTGCCGCAACTGCTCGCTGAGGCGCACCTTGCTCAGCACCTCGAATCCATCCATGTGCGGCATCTCGATATCGAGCAGCATCAGGTCCGGCACCTCGTCGAGCAGCTTGGTCATCGCATCGGCACCATCCTTGGCGGAGACCACGCGCATGCCCTCTCGCTCGAGGATCCGGGTGGTGACCTTGCGTACCGTCACGGAATCGTCAACGACCATGATCAGGGGTGTCCGCGCGGTTTTTTCCTGCGGGGCGATCTGTGAGGTTTCGGCCTCGGCAAAGACGCCACGCGCGACATCGGCGCGCAGCATCGCGGGAATGTCGAGAATGAGCACCACGCTGCCATCGCCGAGAACCGTTGCGCCGCTCAGGCCCGGCACCGCGCCGAACTGCGGGCCGAGGCTCTTGACCACGATTTCACGCGCACCGACCAGGCGCTCGAGCGCGACCGCAAGCGTCTGGCCACCGCCACGAACCAGCACCACCGGAATGGTCGCACCGAGATTGGCGAGATCCAGCTCCCCGGGGTGCAGCAGGGAACCGAGGTAACGGACCTGGTAGCTCTGGCCCGCGTAGTGGAAAGGACTTGCATCGGGCCCGCTGTAGCGTTCGAGTTCATCGACCCGCATGCGCGCGACACCCTCCACCGTATTGAGCGGCAGGGCATAGACATCACTGCCGACCGCCACCATCAGCGCGCGGCTGACCGAGACCGTGAACGGCAAACGGATCAGGAACCGGGTACCTGCACCAGGCCTGGTCTGGATTTCCAGCGAGCCGCCCATCTGGCGAATTTCGCTGCTGACCACATCCATCCCCACGCCACGCCCCGATATCTGGGTTACACGGGTCGCCGTGCTGAACCCGCTGTGCAGAATGAACTGCAGTACCTCGTGATCGCCCAGATGCGAAGTGGCGCCCATGAGGCCACGCTCGATCGCCTTGGCGCGCACCCCCTCGAGATTCACACCCGCACCATCGTCGGCAACCGCAATCAGGACATCGCCGCCTTCGCGGGCAATATCGATCTGGATGAGTCCGGTTTCGTCCTTGCCGGCGGCGATGCGCAGCTCCCGCGCCTCGATGCCATGATCGACGGCATTGCGCAACATGTGTTCGAGCGGCGCGACCACGCGTTCGAGAATGCCGCGATCGAGCTCGCCGCTCAGGTTTCCGAGCTCGAGCTCGACGCGCTTGCCAAGCTCTCCTGCCACCTGTCGCACGACCCGCTTGAGACGCGGCAGAATGCTGGCGAACGGCACCATGCGCGAGCGCATCAGGCCTTCCTGCAGCTGGCTGTTGATGCGCGACTGCTGGATCAGAACGGTCTCGAGGTCGCGGGTTTTCTCGGCCAGGCTGCGCTTGATGTCGAGCAGATCGGAGGCGCTTTCGACCAGCGAGCGTGACAGTTGCTGGAGCTGCGAGTAGCGGTCCATTTCCAGCGGATCGAAACCGTCCAGCCCCGCACCCTCGGCGCGTTCACGCCGGAACAGCACCTGCGCCTCGGTGGCGATGTCGAGGCGACGCACCTGGTTCTGCAGCCGCTCGATGGTGCCCTGCATATCCTCGAACAGGTGACCGAGCTCGCTGACCTGCTCTTCGACACGGCCACGCGAAATGCTGGTCTCCCCGGCCAGATTCACCAGGTCTTCCAGCAACTGGGCCGAAACGCGAACCACTTCGTCGCGCGGCTTCGCCGCCGGCGATGAGGTAATGGCCGGCTGACGTGCCGCCGCTATCGCCGCCATCGCGGTCGCTCTCTCCGGCGGCGGGGCCACGGCCGGCGCAGTGGCTGGCGGCAGGGGCTCGAGTGCGCTGACTGAAGCCTCCGGCTCCGCGGGTGGCACCTCACGCGCGGGCTCCGGCAGCTCGACCGGCGCGTGCTCCGGATCCTCGATCGCGACGCTCTCCACGGGCAGGACCGGCCGCTCCTTGACCATATCCATGGTGCGCAGCAGCTGCTCGTGGAACTCCGCAACACGCTCGAAGAAGTTGTCTCCGAAACCTCCGAAATGCAGGTTTTCGTTGATCAGGAAGGTTTCGAAATTATGGCTCAGTTCACCCAGGTATTTGAGGCCCGCCATGCGCGCGCCGCCCTTGAGCGTGTGCAGGTATCGTTGCAGATTGTCGAAAGGCCCGCGATCGTCACGACCATGGCGCCATGCATCGATCGATTCGTCGATCGACACCATCAGCTCATCGGCCTCCTCGATGAAGATATCGAGCAGTTCGGTCTCCGCCTGCAGCAGATCGCGACCCACCCGGACACGCAGCAACTCCAGCCCTGCGTCGTCGCTCTGCGCGGCCGCGCTCGCCGCCGGCGCGGGCGCGACAGGCAGCTCGGCGCGCGCCGCGGCATAGGCACGCAAACGCTCTATTATCGCTGCCGGAGCTTCCGGCAACTGGCCGGCGGCAAGACGGTCCATCACGTCCAGGAACGCTTCGAGAGTCTCCTTTATCAAACCGAAGAGTTCCGCGGAGGGCGCCTCCCGCCCCTGCGCGGCCGGAGCAAGTGCCTCCAGCAGGGGCCCGGACAAGTCGAGCACGCCGTTGACCTCGAGCTGGGTCGCACGCTGGTGGATGGCGAGCAGCTCGTCGCAGAGACCCGCACGGCTCGCTTCCTCATCACGCGCGGAACTCCAGGCATCGAGCAGCGTGGTGGCGTGGAACAGCTTTTCCAGCGACTCTTCCAGGAAACGCGCCAGGCGCGCATCGCTCATCGCCGGTGCGCCGGCCAGCGGGACAGCCAGCGGCTGCGCCAGCAACCCGCGACACTCTTCGGCAAGGGCGGCTGCCTCGGAGTCCAATGGCGCATGCCCCTGCATCCGGGCGTCGAGCATGTGCACCAGGAAGGCGCAAACTCGCTGCAGCAGCGCGATCTCCGGGGGAGCCAGCAAACGACCGCCGAGGCCGGCCTCGCTGACGAACTCCTCCAGCGGCTCCAGCACATCGCCGATCAGGTCCTCGCCCGCCACCCGCGCGCTGCCGCGCAATGTGTGCAGCGTGCGCATCAGGGTCTGGGTGATGGTCCCGTCGCTGACCTCCGCAAGATAAGCACGCAATGCCTCGACATGGCCGCGCGTTTCGTCGATAAAAATTTCCAGCAACCGATCCGCCGAACCGGCACCCGAGTCATCGAATGCTTCAGCGGCAACCGCGAGCTCGGCGGCTTCGAGTTCCGGCAACCAATCCTCGAGCTCGACCAGTTCCGGAACGTGCGCCGGCGCGAAGGGCTCCGTTTCGGGCCGCTCCGCGGGTGCCGGCTCCACTTCCACCTCCGCGACCGGGGGAACCTCGATTACAGGCTCCCGTTGCGGCTCCGCAGCGGCTTCTGCATCCGGCGCGGCGCTCTCCTCGGCCAGAGGCGCGGCCTCCATTGCCGACTCCACCGCAGGCTCTGCTTCTGCTCCGGTGATTTCGATCTCGAATGCCGGTGCCGCGATGTGCTCCACCGGTCCCGCATCCGGTGCGGTGATGCCGGGTTCGGGCGCCGGCACAGCAACTTCCCCTGCCGCTTGCGCAACGGGCTCCACCACGGGCCAGATGATTTCGGGCTCGGGCGTCGCGCTTTCCTCCACCGGCTCCGCAACGGCCTCGGATTCCGGCACTGCGCTTTCGATGGCGGCTGTCTCTGGCGGCGGCGTTGCAATCTCCGCTGCCGGCTCCGCGGCTCCGGCGGCTACGCCCCAGTCCACCGCTTCCCCGCGTGCCAAGGCCTGCGCCGCCTGCTGCAGCTGATCCACCGGCGTCCGGTCCACCGCGCCGCGGCTCGCGAAAGCCTCCACCAGCGAGGGCATCAGGCGCCACGCCCGCTCGACCGCCTCCACCGTCTCCCGGTTCGCCGGCAGCGTGCGCTCGATCACCCGGTTCAGCAGGTTCTCGACCGACCAGGCCAGCTCGCCCAGCACCTGCGCGCCCACCATCCGGCCGCTGCCCTTCAGGGTATGGAAGGCCCGTCGCAGCTCCGTCAGCGGCACGCCCGGCCCCGGCGCCTCGCGCCAGGCCGGCAGTTGCGCGCCGATGGCCTCCAGGACCTCACCCGCCTCCTCCAGGAATATCTCGATGATCTCCGCGTCCAGCGGCTCTTCGTCCTCAACCCGCACCACGGGCGCGGCCGCGTACTCCGGCTGCGGCTCGGGCTGTGGTTCCGGTACCGTTTGCACCTCGAACTCCGGCTCGAGTTCCAGAACCACTTCCGGCTCCCGTTCCGGCTCGGGCGTCGCCTCTACGGACGCGATCTCCTCTGCCGGCTCCGCGGCCCCGGCGGCTACGCCCCAAGCCACCGCTTCCCCGCGTGCCAAGGCCTGCGCCGCCTGCTGTAGCTGATCCACCGCCGCCCGGTCCACCGCGCCGCGGCTCGCGAAAGCCTCCACCAGCGAGGGCATCAGGCGCCACGCGCGCTCGACCGCCTCCACCGTCTCCCGGTTCGCCGGCAGCGTGCGCTCGATCACCCGGTTCAGCAGGTTCTCGACCGACCAGGCCAACTCGCCCAGCACCTGCGCGCCCACCATCCGGCCGCTGCCCTTCAGGGTATGGAAGGCCCGTCGCAGCTCCGTCAGCGGCACGCCCGGCCCCGGCGCCTCGCGCCAGGCCGGCAGTTGCGCGCCGATGGCCTCCAGGACCTCGCCCGCCTCCTCCAGGAATATCTCGATGATCTCCGTATCCAGCGGCTCTTCGTCCTCGACCCGCACCAAGGGCGCGGCCGCATGCTGCGGCGGCAATACCGGTTCCGGCTCGGGCTTTGAAAGCGCCGGCGCATGATCCAGCAGCATCTTGCCGATGAAGTCATCGGCCAGCGCGGACGCCGGTGTAACCACCACCACCGCCTCTGCCGACGCGGAAAGCAGCTGGCGCAGCGACTCGTGCGCCCCCGCCAGCACCAGGTCGGCGGGCGATTTGTCGATGAGCAGGCGTTCGAGGAAATACTCGACGCTGCTCAGGGCATCGGCAAATACTTCGATTTCCGCGGGCAGCAGTGCGCCGCGTTTTCCGCCCGCCGTCGCGACCACCAGCGCCTCGCAATCCGCAAGCACCGCGGCCGCCTTGTTCGAGCCCAGCAGCAGCATCGCGCCGCCCATCGCATGCAGACGCGCATCACTGCCCTCGAGCACGCTTGCCTCGCGCAAGCTCACATAGTCGGTCACCGCCTGCTTGATCTGATCGATGCCCGCCTGCACTTCGCGACAGACCGCGACCTGTGCGCTCGCCAGCGGCGGGCGCCGTGATTCGGCGCGCGTGCTGTCCTTGCCGGCTGCGACTGCACGCCCGGCAAGCCGCTGGTCGACGTCGAGCAAGGCAGCCGAAATTTCGGTGAGCCGCTCATCGAGCGCCGATCCGCTCAGCAGGCCCGCATCTATGCGCTCCAGCTGCGGCAACAGCAGCGCATGCTCCTCGCTGTAACCGAGGCCGGCCAGCACGCTCGCGATACGGCGCAGTTCCGGTTCCACCTCGCGCAGCACCCGGCCGATGGTGAATGCATCGCCCTCGCTCGCTTCGAGGCGCTCGAGCACCACGTTCAGCTCGGCGCCAATCGCATCGACCGCTGCGCCGGTGGCACCGAGATCGTCGAGTGCAGTGGCATTGCGGGCACCCGCGGCATCCGGGCGCAGGTGATGACGTTGCTGGATTTCCGCCAGCTGCGCCGATACCGGAGAGCTCAATGCGATGATCGAAAGCAACTTGTCGTAGGCGGCCGCTGCAGGGGCACGGGCATAAAAACCCTGCTCCAGTGCCAGGTTCGCGCGAAACTCGTTATCGACTTCGCGCAAAGCCTCGTGCACCCGCGTATCGAGTGTGACGCCGCCCGCCCCGACTGCCTCGCACACCCCGGCACAGGCCTGCCACCACAGGCGGTGGTCGCCCGGACGCATGCAATCCGCGAGCATCGAGAACAGTTTCTGCAACGTCTGCAGGCGCTCGGAGACCGCCTCGCCGCGCAACAGTCCAAGCAGTTCGGTCTGGAATTTCTGCCGCCCCC is a window from the Gammaproteobacteria bacterium genome containing:
- a CDS encoding chemotaxis protein CheW; translation: MSNGLSAVDLSALLLPVSDRLLIVPSVVVAEIIKRRDLHPPAGAPDWLLGRIQWHHAAVPVISFEALNNDQRPDPGAGSRIVILATVGEAVPERYYAILSQGVPHLLRLTPDDVREAEGVMRGPAELMQVRVHGQRAAIPDLEYLERHAGIGAAGD
- a CDS encoding Hpt domain-containing protein — translated: MDQDFVALQWVTGEIEQTSEQFGKALLGYADDVSDQTRLRLALTHAHQIHATLRLLDIASAVQLAREVEEGVQAMLHGRIPGSESNLQVLLAAGLQLPGYLRRIASQRQESPLDVLSLVNELRVLRGAEPLAMPDPVIDTRALERGVDRDATPANEEELQTLRRGRQKFQTELLGLLRGEAVSERLQTLQKLFSMLADCMRPGDHRLWWQACAGVCEAVGAGGVTLDTRVHEALREVDNEFRANLALEQGFYARAPAAAAYDKLLSIIALSSPVSAQLAEIQQRHHLRPDAAGARNATALDDLGATGAAVDAIGAELNVVLERLEASEGDAFTIGRVLREVEPELRRIASVLAGLGYSEEHALLLPQLERIDAGLLSGSALDERLTEISAALLDVDQRLAGRAVAAGKDSTRAESRRPPLASAQVAVCREVQAGIDQIKQAVTDYVSLREASVLEGSDARLHAMGGAMLLLGSNKAAAVLADCEALVVATAGGKRGALLPAEIEVFADALSSVEYFLERLLIDKSPADLVLAGAHESLRQLLSASAEAVVVVTPASALADDFIGKMLLDHAPALSKPEPEPVLPPQHAAAPLVRVEDEEPLDTEIIEIFLEEAGEVLEAIGAQLPAWREAPGPGVPLTELRRAFHTLKGSGRMVGAQVLGELAWSVENLLNRVIERTLPANRETVEAVERAWRLMPSLVEAFASRGAVDRAAVDQLQQAAQALARGEAVAWGVAAGAAEPAEEIASVEATPEPEREPEVVLELEPEFEVQTVPEPQPEPQPEYAAAPVVRVEDEEPLDAEIIEIFLEEAGEVLEAIGAQLPAWREAPGPGVPLTELRRAFHTLKGSGRMVGAQVLGELAWSVENLLNRVIERTLPANRETVEAVERAWRLMPSLVEAFASRGAVDRTPVDQLQQAAQALARGEAVDWGVAAGAAEPAAEIATPPPETAAIESAVPESEAVAEPVEESATPEPEIIWPVVEPVAQAAGEVAVPAPEPGITAPDAGPVEHIAAPAFEIEITGAEAEPAVESAMEAAPLAEESAAPDAEAAAEPQREPVIEVPPVAEVEVEPAPAERPETEPFAPAHVPELVELEDWLPELEAAELAVAAEAFDDSGAGSADRLLEIFIDETRGHVEALRAYLAEVSDGTITQTLMRTLHTLRGSARVAGEDLIGDVLEPLEEFVSEAGLGGRLLAPPEIALLQRVCAFLVHMLDARMQGHAPLDSEAAALAEECRGLLAQPLAVPLAGAPAMSDARLARFLEESLEKLFHATTLLDAWSSARDEEASRAGLCDELLAIHQRATQLEVNGVLDLSGPLLEALAPAAQGREAPSAELFGLIKETLEAFLDVMDRLAAGQLPEAPAAIIERLRAYAAARAELPVAPAPAASAAAQSDDAGLELLRVRVGRDLLQAETELLDIFIEEADELMVSIDESIDAWRHGRDDRGPFDNLQRYLHTLKGGARMAGLKYLGELSHNFETFLINENLHFGGFGDNFFERVAEFHEQLLRTMDMVKERPVLPVESVAIEDPEHAPVELPEPAREVPPAEPEASVSALEPLPPATAPAVAPPPERATAMAAIAAARQPAITSSPAAKPRDEVVRVSAQLLEDLVNLAGETSISRGRVEEQVSELGHLFEDMQGTIERLQNQVRRLDIATEAQVLFRRERAEGAGLDGFDPLEMDRYSQLQQLSRSLVESASDLLDIKRSLAEKTRDLETVLIQQSRINSQLQEGLMRSRMVPFASILPRLKRVVRQVAGELGKRVELELGNLSGELDRGILERVVAPLEHMLRNAVDHGIEARELRIAAGKDETGLIQIDIAREGGDVLIAVADDGAGVNLEGVRAKAIERGLMGATSHLGDHEVLQFILHSGFSTATRVTQISGRGVGMDVVSSEIRQMGGSLEIQTRPGAGTRFLIRLPFTVSVSRALMVAVGSDVYALPLNTVEGVARMRVDELERYSGPDASPFHYAGQSYQVRYLGSLLHPGELDLANLGATIPVVLVRGGGQTLAVALERLVGAREIVVKSLGPQFGAVPGLSGATVLGDGSVVLILDIPAMLRADVARGVFAEAETSQIAPQEKTARTPLIMVVDDSVTVRKVTTRILEREGMRVVSAKDGADAMTKLLDEVPDLMLLDIEMPHMDGFEVLSKVRLSEQLRHLPIIMITSRTGEKHRERALALGADLYLGKPYQESVLMEHITTILGRST